The Candidatus Macondimonas diazotrophica DNA segment CCCGGCTAACGCTCATTCGCATCACGAGATGTCGCTCTATCCGCCCATGAAAGAGCCGCCCCCATGCTCATGTCCAACTCGACACCGCGCAAAGGCATCCTGCTTGCCGGCGGCTCCGGCACCCGGCTCTATCCACTCACGGTTGGGGTGAGCAAGCAGCTTATGCCGGTCTATGACAAACCGATGGTCTACTACCCCCTGTCCACGCTGATGCTGACCGGCATCCGCGAGGTCCTGATCATCACCACACCTCACGACGCCGAAGCTTTCGCGCGCGTGCTCGGCGATGGCCGCCAATGGGGCATGACGCTGCACTATGCGGCGCAGCCCCAACCCGACGGCATCGCCCAAGCGCTGCTGATCGGCCAGACATTCCTTGACGGCGCGCCCTCGGCGCTGGTGCTCGGGGACAATATCTTCTTCGGTCATGGCCTTGCCGAATCGCTGGCCGCCGCCCATGCGCAGCCGAACGGTGCGACGGTATTCGGCTATTGGGTTCGCGATCCGGAACGTTACGGCGTGGTGGAATTCGACGACACGGGCCGGGCCCGATCAATCGAGGAAAAGCCGGCGCGGCCGCGCTCGAACTACGCCGTCACCGGGCTTTACTTCTACGATGAAACCGCGCCGGCCCGCGCCACTGAATTACGCCCCTCGGCCCGCGGGGAGCTCGAGATCACCGACCTCAACAACGCCTATCTGGCCGATGGCGCCCTGCGCGTGGAGCGGCTGGGCCGGGGTCAAGCCTGGCTCGATACCGGCACCCATGATTCCCTGCTGGACGCAGCCAATTTTGTCCAGGTGATGCAGGCGCGCCAGGGACTGCAGATCGCCTGCCCCGAAGAGATCGCCTACCGGCGAGGCTGGATCGACACCGAGGCGGTGCTGCGCCTCGCCGAACCGCTGAAAAAGAACGGCTATGGGCGCTATCTGATCGAGCTGGTCAGCCAGGGCAGCGCCACATGAAGATCAGCACAACCGCGATGCCCGGCGTGCTCCTCATCGAGCCGGTAGTCCACGGCGATACGCGCGGTTTTTTTCTGGAGACC contains these protein-coding regions:
- the rfbA gene encoding glucose-1-phosphate thymidylyltransferase RfbA, which encodes MLMSNSTPRKGILLAGGSGTRLYPLTVGVSKQLMPVYDKPMVYYPLSTLMLTGIREVLIITTPHDAEAFARVLGDGRQWGMTLHYAAQPQPDGIAQALLIGQTFLDGAPSALVLGDNIFFGHGLAESLAAAHAQPNGATVFGYWVRDPERYGVVEFDDTGRARSIEEKPARPRSNYAVTGLYFYDETAPARATELRPSARGELEITDLNNAYLADGALRVERLGRGQAWLDTGTHDSLLDAANFVQVMQARQGLQIACPEEIAYRRGWIDTEAVLRLAEPLKKNGYGRYLIELVSQGSAT